The Oryzias melastigma strain HK-1 linkage group LG6, ASM292280v2, whole genome shotgun sequence genome includes a window with the following:
- the chd2 gene encoding chromodomain-helicase-DNA-binding protein 2 isoform X3 — translation MMKSKNKKQEDEASTRSNASSNSASEESNHSASESGSQSESEHGSERRRRSHNSESNSTSESESHSESESESAESKSQQTAEVKDKPVRKKERLADVKKMWEEHPDMYGVRRSNRSRQEPARLNIGAEGSSDSESESPKRKSSRSKKKEPQTKSSSAKKQQSQKGRKSRKQESSGDEDEDDDDDEEEDDDEEDTPKRQTRRRGATKVKSYKEDQHDFETDSDDLIEMTGEAGEEQQDDDSETIEKIIDTRIGKKGVVGAATTVYSVEENGDPSEGFDPEKDEGETQYLIKWKGWSYIHNTWESMDSLTQQKVKGLKKMDNFKKKTEEMNAWLRRACPEDIEFHNCQQELTADLNKQFQIVERVIATKTGKTAGTSDFPSHSHKTSSSNEPEYLCKWMGLPYSECSWEDGALVMKKFQRCIDSFTNRNSSKTVPSKDCKVLKQRPRFVALKKQPSYIGDENLELRDYQLDGLNWLAHSWCRCNSVILADEMGLGKTIQTISFLSYLFHQHQLYGPFLLVVPLSTLTSWQREFDTWAPDMNVVVYIGDVMSRKTIRDYEWVNHQTKRIRFNALLTTYEILLKDKGVLGNINWAFLGVDEAHRLKNDDSLLYKTLMEFRSNHRLLITGTPLQNSLKELWSLLHFLMPDKFDSWEDFEDEHGKGRDNGYQSLHKVLEPFLLRRVKKDVEKSLPAKVEQILRVDMTAQQKQFYKWILTRNYKALSKGTRGSSSGFLNIVMELKKCCNHCFLIKQPEDGDGEVQQDILQGVVRGSGKLVLLDKLLTRLRERGNRVLIFSQMVRMLDILAKYLTKKRYPFQRLDGSIKGEIRKQALDHFNAEGSEDFCFLLSTRAGGLGINLASADTVVIFDSDWNPQNDLQAQARAHRIGQKKQVNIYRLVTKGTVEEDIIERAKKKMVLDHLVIQRMDTTGRTVLDSNSGNTNSNPFNKEELTAILKFGAEDLFKEAEGEESEPQEMDIDEILRLAETRESDQGSSATDELLSQFKVANFSSMEETNQEFEDKPAREWDDIIPEDQRRKVEEEEKQREMEDIFMLPRSRSSNKRAQANDSDSDVGSKLKNRSSGSDSETDDSDDDKKPKKRGRPRARKNNVEGFTDAEIRRFIKAYKKFGSPLERLEAIARDSELVDKSIADLKRLGELIHSSCVSAVQEHEELLKENPVEAKGPGKRRGINIKISGVQVNAKSIIQHEEEFEPLHKAVPSNPDDRDKFKLTCRAKVAHFDVDWDLQDDTQLLLGIYEHGFGNWDLIKTDPDLKLTEKILPDDPSKKPQSKQLQARAEYLLKLLKREQDSTDGVKGDEVKVKKRRPRAKKDKVLKDEQGNDISSPRLSDNPSEEGELKDEVTEKSNVKKRQKKKDNKENKEKQGTPKKEKNADKEKKVSKPRKEKAKGAKGKKTQGPVHITAGSEPVPIEGKEDDELDQETFSICKERMRPVKKALKQLDKPDEGLSDQEQLQHTRTCLLKIGDRITECLKSYNDPEHVKLWRRNLWIFVSKFTEFGARKLHKLYKMAQKKRSHEEEKEHKKKEDLPGRMKSFRPEASGSSRDSTGTQPSSKSGSHPGQSGPHGHHREPYNSANKRHFGGDDRGDWQRDRKYGYAGNSSQQWQGDRHHPYDPHRYKDHYGDRRPHGDPYRSSGSFRNNISPRKRPYEQYGNDRDHRGHRPYYDRHSDPKRRRPDEFRSNYHQGSEGSLQDFRRMSDHRPTGPSGPEHYSRPFHPDKPPPLLDPRSPLNQKSPQDSRSPLERPVEPNATTDPNWINRKT, via the exons ATGAtgaagagtaaaaataaaaagcaggagGATGAAGCATCGACTCGAAGCAATGCATCCAG TAACTCAGCCTCGGAGGAATCCAACCACTCGGCATCGGAGTCGGGAAGTCAGTCAGAAAGTGAACATGGcagtgagaggaggaggaggtcacACAACTCCGAGTCAAACAGCACCTCCGAGTCAGAAAGCCATTCCGAGTCGGAGAGCGAGTCTGCAGAGTCCAAATCGCAGCAAACTGCAGAAGTCAAAGACAAGCCAGTTAGGAAGAAAGAGCGTCTGGCTGACGTGAAGAAG ATGTGGGAGGAGCATCCAGACATGTACGGTGTCAGGAGGTCAAATCGCAGCAGACAGGAGCCTGCTCGCCTCAACATTGGAGCTGAG GGCAGCAGTGACTCTGAAAGCGAAAGCCCTAAAAGGAAATCATCACGGTCTAAGAAGAAGGA ACCGCAGACCAAGTCCTCGTCTGCCAAAAAGCAGCAGTcgcaaaaaggaagaaaatccCGGAAGCAGGAGTCATCGGGTGATGAAGacgaggatgatgatgatgacgaagAGGAGGATGACGATGAAGAAGACACCCCAAAAAGACAAACGAGGAGAAGGGGAGCCACAAAAGTCAAAAG CTATAAAGAGGACCAGCACGACTTTGAGACCGACTCTGACGACCTGATTGAAATGACGGGGGAGGCCGGCGAGGAGCAGCAGGATGACGACAGCGAGACCATCGAGAAGATTATTGACACCAGAATCGGCAAGAAAGGAG TGGTGGGAGCTGCCACCACCGTGTATTCAGTGGAGGAGAATGGAGACCCGAGCGAAGGGTTCGACCCGGAAAAAGATGAAGGGGAGACGCAGTATCTGATCAAGTGGAAGGGCTGGTCCTACATCCACAACACCTGGGAGAGCATGGACTCCCTGACGCAGCAGAAGGTGAAGGGTCTGAAGAAGATGGACAACTTCAAGAAGAAAACCGAAGAGATGAATGCATG GTTGAGGAGGGCGTGCCCCGAGGACATAGAGTTTCATAACTGCCAGCAGGAGCTCACAGCTGACTTGAACAAGCAGTTTCAGATTGTGGAGCGAGTCATTG CAACGAAAACCGGGAAGACGGCAGGAACGTCCGACTTTCCCT CTCACAGTCATAAGACCTCATCCTCCAACGAACCCGAGTACTTGTGCAAATGGATGGGTTTGCCGTACTCGGAGTGCAGCTGGGAAGACGGCGCCCTGGTCATGAAGAAGTTCCAGCGCTGCATTGACAGCTTCACCAACCGCAACTCTAGCAAGACCGTCCCATCCAAAGACTGCAAG gtgttaaagcaAAGACCCAGGTTTGTTGCTCTGAAGAAACAGCCGTCGTACATCGGGGACGAGAATCTCGAGCTGAGAGATTACCAGCTGGACGGCTTGAACTGGCTGGCTCACTCCTGGTGCAG GTGCAACAGCGTCATCCTTGCTGATGAGATGGGGCTGGGAAAAACCATCCAGACCATCTCCTTCCTGTCCTACCTGTTCCACCAGCATCAGCTCTACGGGCCCTTTCTGCTGGTGGTCCCTCTGTCCACGCTCACCTCGTGGCAGAGGGAGTTTGACACCTGGGCTCCCGACATGAACGTGGTGGTTTACATCGGCGACGTCATGAGCAGGAAAACC atcCGTGACTACGAGTGGGTGAACCATCAAACCAAAAGAATCCGCTTCAATGCACTTTTAACCACCTATGAGATCTTACTCAAAGATAAG GGAGTCCTCGGGAACATCAACTGGGCGTTTCTGGGCGTGGATGAAGCTCACAGGCTGAAGAACGACGACTCCCTCCTCTACAAAACCTTAATGGAGTTCAGATCCAATCACAGACTCCTCATCACCGGCACTCCTCTGCAGAACTCCCTCAAGGAGCTCTGGTCTCTGTTGCACTTCCTCATGCCTGACAA gtttgattcctggGAAGACTTTGAGGATGAGCACGGAAAAGGGCGGGACAACGGCTACCAGAGCCTCCACAAAGTCCTGGAGCCGTTCCTGCTGCGGCGGGTCAAGAAAGACGTGGAGAAGTCTCTGCCCGCCAAAGTGGAGCAGATCCTCCGAGTCGACATGACAGCACAGCAGAAACAGTTTTACAA GTGGATTTTAACAAGAAACTATAAAGCACTTTCCAAAGGGACGCGTGGCAGCTCCTCCGGCTTCCTGAATATCGTCATGGAGCTTAAGAAGTGCTGCAATCACTGCTTCCTTATTAAACAGCCAGAAGACGGAGACGGTGAGGTGCAGCAGGACATTCTGCAG gggGTAGTGAGAGGCAGCGGGAAGCTGGTTCTGCTGGACAAGCTACTCACGAGGCTCCGAGAGAGAGGAAACCGAGTCCTGATCTTCTCCCAGATGGTCAGGATGCTGGACATTCTGGCCAAGTATCTCACCAAGAAGCGCTACCCGTTTCAG CGGCTGGACGGTTCCATAAAGGGGGAAATCCGAAAGCAGGCGCTGGACCACTTTAACGCAGAGGGCTCTGAG GACTTCTGCTTCCTGTTGTCCACCAGAGCGGGAGGTTTGGGCATCAACCTGGCCTCTGCAGACACTGTCGTCATCTTCGACTCTGACTGGAACCCTCAAAACGACCTTCAGGCTCAAGCAAGAGCCCACAGGATCGGCCAGAAGAAGCAG gtGAACATATACCGACTGGTCACTAAGGGAACGGTGGAGGAGGACATCATCGAGAGGGCCAAGAAGAAGATGGTTTTAGACCATCTGGTTATTCAAAGAATGGACACCACAGGGCGGACTGTTCTGGACAGCAACTCAGGAAACACAAA TTCAAACCCTTTCAATAAAGAAGAGCTGACGGCCATTCTGAAGTTTGGGGCGGAGGATCTGTTCAAAGAGGCAGAAGGAGAAGAGTCTGAACCTCAG GAGATGGACATCGATGAGATCCTGAGGCTGGCAGAGACCAGAGAAAGCGATCAAGGCTCCAGTGCCACTGATGAACTTTTATCGCAGTTTAAA gttgCAAACTTCTCCAGTATGGAAGAAACCAATCAAGAGTTTGAGGATAAACCCGCGCGGGAATGGGATGACATCATTCCAGAGGACCAGCGGCGCaaagtggaggaggaggagaagcagcgGGAGATGGAGGACATCTTCATGCTGCCCAGGAGCAGGAGCTCTAACAAACGG GCGCAGGCCAACGATAGCGACAGCGACGTGGGCTCCAAACTGAAGAACCGCTCCTCCGGCTCCGACAGCGAGACTGACGACAGCGACGACGACAAGAAGCCCAAGAAGAGAGGACGGCCGAGAGCTCGCAAGAACAACGTGGAGGGCTTCACAGACGCAGAGATCCGCAG GTTCATTAAAGCCTATAAGAAGTTCGGATCTCCTCTTGAACg GTTGGAGGCCATCGCCAGAGACTCGGAGCTGGTGGACAAATCCATTGCAGATCTGAAGAGACTCGGAGAGCTGATTCACTCCAGCTGTGTGTCTGCGGTGCAGGAGCACGAAGAACTCCTGAAAGAGAATCCAGTTGAAG CTAAAGGCCCCGGCAAACGACGGGGAATCAACATCAAGATTTCAGGAGTGCAGGTCAACGCCAAGTCCATCATCCAGCACGAGGAGGAGTTTGAGCCTCTGCACAAAGCAGTCCCCTCCAACCCAGACGACCGGGACAA GTTTAAGCTGACGTGCAGGGCCAAAGTAGCACACTTCGACGTGGACTGGGACCTGCAGGACGACACTCAGCTCTTACTGGGCATCTACGAGCACGGCTTTGGAAACTGGGATTTAATCAAAACAGATCCTGACCTGAAACTCacagaaaag attctcccagaTGACCCGAGCAAGAAGCCTCAGTCTAAGCAGCTGCAGGCCAGAGCCGAGTATCTCCTCAAGCTGCTGAAGAGAGAGCAGGACAGCACAGACGGGGTGAAAGGAGACGAG GTCAAAGTGAAGAAGAGGAGGCCTCGGGCGAAGAAGGACAAGGTTCTCAAAGACGAGCAGGGTAACGACATCTCCTCGCCCCGCCTCTCCGATAACCCGTCAGAGGAGGGCGAGCTGAAG GACGAGGTAACGGAAAAGTCCAACGTGAAGAAGAGGCAGAAGAAAAAGGACAACAAGGAGAACAAAGAGAAACAGGGAACGCCGAAAAAGGAGAAGAATGCGGACAAAGAGAAGAAGGTTTCAAAGCCCAGAAAAGAGAAG gcTAAAGGAGCCAAAGGGAAAAAGACTCAAGGTCCAGTTCACATCACAGCCGGGTCCGAGCCCGTCCCCATCGAAGGAAAGGAGGACGACGAGCTCGACCAGGAGACTTTCAGTATT TGTAAGGAGCGCATGAGGCCGGTGAAAAAGGCTCTGAAGCAGCTGGACAAACCGGATGAGGGTCTGTCGGATCAAGAGCAGCTCCAGCACACTCGCACGTGTCTGCTGAAGATCGGCGACCGCATCACAGAATGCCTTAAATCCTACAACGACCCGGAACATGTCAAGTTGTGGCGACG GAATCTCTGGATTTTTGTGTCCAAGTTCACAGAGTTTGGTGCGAGGAAGCTccacaaactttacaaaatggCCCAGAAGAAGCGATCCCACGAGGAAGAG AAGGAGCACAAAAAGAAGGAGGACCTCCCTGGACGGATGAAGTCCTTCAGACCTGAAGCCTCCGGCTCCAGCCGAGACTCCACGGGGACTCAGCCGTCCTCCAAGTCTGGCTCTCACCCGGGCCAGTCGGGACCGCACGGACACCACAGGGAGCCGTACAACTCCGCCAACAAGCGTCACTTTGGAGGTGATG ATCGGGGGGATTGGCAGAGAGACCGTAAATACGGCTACGCAGGAAACAGCAGCCAGCAGTGGCAGGGAGATCGACACCATCCCTACGACCCGCACAGGTACAAGGATCACTATGGCGACCGGCGTCCGCACGGAGACCCCTACCGCAGCTCAGGCAGCTTCCGCAACAACATCTCGCCTCGGAAGAGACCCTACGAGCAGTACGGCAACGACCGGGACCACAGGGGTCACCGACCGTACTACGACAG ACACTCAGACCCCAAACGAAGGCGTCCTGACGAATTCCGCTCCAACTACCACCAAGGATCTGAAGGCTCCCTCCAGGACTTCCGGCGCATGTCGGACCACAGGCCCACGGGTCCGTCAGGACCCGAACACTACAGCCGGCCCTTCCACCCCGACAAACCCCCTCCCCTTTTGGACCCTCGCTCCCCCCTCAACCAGAAGTCTCCCCAGGACTCCCGCTCGCCGCTGGAGCGGCCCGTCGAGCCCAACGCCACGACAGACCCGAACTGGATCAACCGGAAAACATAG
- the chd2 gene encoding chromodomain-helicase-DNA-binding protein 2 isoform X1 → MMKSKNKKQEDEASTRSNASSNSASEESNHSASESGSQSESEHGSERRRRSHNSESNSTSESESHSESESESAESKSQQTAEVKDKPVRKKERLADVKKMWEEHPDMYGVRRSNRSRQEPARLNIGAEGSSDSESESPKRKSSRSKKKENIWKDDDSNDDEEEEDVEASDSTDSEQEEKKVRSRRLPARRPQTKSSSAKKQQSQKGRKSRKQESSGDEDEDDDDDEEEDDDEEDTPKRQTRRRGATKVKSYKEDQHDFETDSDDLIEMTGEAGEEQQDDDSETIEKIIDTRIGKKGVVGAATTVYSVEENGDPSEGFDPEKDEGETQYLIKWKGWSYIHNTWESMDSLTQQKVKGLKKMDNFKKKTEEMNAWLRRACPEDIEFHNCQQELTADLNKQFQIVERVIATKTGKTAGTSDFPSHSHKTSSSNEPEYLCKWMGLPYSECSWEDGALVMKKFQRCIDSFTNRNSSKTVPSKDCKVLKQRPRFVALKKQPSYIGDENLELRDYQLDGLNWLAHSWCRCNSVILADEMGLGKTIQTISFLSYLFHQHQLYGPFLLVVPLSTLTSWQREFDTWAPDMNVVVYIGDVMSRKTIRDYEWVNHQTKRIRFNALLTTYEILLKDKGVLGNINWAFLGVDEAHRLKNDDSLLYKTLMEFRSNHRLLITGTPLQNSLKELWSLLHFLMPDKFDSWEDFEDEHGKGRDNGYQSLHKVLEPFLLRRVKKDVEKSLPAKVEQILRVDMTAQQKQFYKWILTRNYKALSKGTRGSSSGFLNIVMELKKCCNHCFLIKQPEDGDGEVQQDILQGVVRGSGKLVLLDKLLTRLRERGNRVLIFSQMVRMLDILAKYLTKKRYPFQRLDGSIKGEIRKQALDHFNAEGSEDFCFLLSTRAGGLGINLASADTVVIFDSDWNPQNDLQAQARAHRIGQKKQVNIYRLVTKGTVEEDIIERAKKKMVLDHLVIQRMDTTGRTVLDSNSGNTNSNPFNKEELTAILKFGAEDLFKEAEGEESEPQEMDIDEILRLAETRESDQGSSATDELLSQFKVANFSSMEETNQEFEDKPAREWDDIIPEDQRRKVEEEEKQREMEDIFMLPRSRSSNKRAQANDSDSDVGSKLKNRSSGSDSETDDSDDDKKPKKRGRPRARKNNVEGFTDAEIRRFIKAYKKFGSPLERLEAIARDSELVDKSIADLKRLGELIHSSCVSAVQEHEELLKENPVEAKGPGKRRGINIKISGVQVNAKSIIQHEEEFEPLHKAVPSNPDDRDKFKLTCRAKVAHFDVDWDLQDDTQLLLGIYEHGFGNWDLIKTDPDLKLTEKILPDDPSKKPQSKQLQARAEYLLKLLKREQDSTDGVKGDEVKVKKRRPRAKKDKVLKDEQGNDISSPRLSDNPSEEGELKDEVTEKSNVKKRQKKKDNKENKEKQGTPKKEKNADKEKKVSKPRKEKAKGAKGKKTQGPVHITAGSEPVPIEGKEDDELDQETFSICKERMRPVKKALKQLDKPDEGLSDQEQLQHTRTCLLKIGDRITECLKSYNDPEHVKLWRRNLWIFVSKFTEFGARKLHKLYKMAQKKRSHEEEKEHKKKEDLPGRMKSFRPEASGSSRDSTGTQPSSKSGSHPGQSGPHGHHREPYNSANKRHFGGDDRGDWQRDRKYGYAGNSSQQWQGDRHHPYDPHRYKDHYGDRRPHGDPYRSSGSFRNNISPRKRPYEQYGNDRDHRGHRPYYDRHSDPKRRRPDEFRSNYHQGSEGSLQDFRRMSDHRPTGPSGPEHYSRPFHPDKPPPLLDPRSPLNQKSPQDSRSPLERPVEPNATTDPNWINRKT, encoded by the exons ATGAtgaagagtaaaaataaaaagcaggagGATGAAGCATCGACTCGAAGCAATGCATCCAG TAACTCAGCCTCGGAGGAATCCAACCACTCGGCATCGGAGTCGGGAAGTCAGTCAGAAAGTGAACATGGcagtgagaggaggaggaggtcacACAACTCCGAGTCAAACAGCACCTCCGAGTCAGAAAGCCATTCCGAGTCGGAGAGCGAGTCTGCAGAGTCCAAATCGCAGCAAACTGCAGAAGTCAAAGACAAGCCAGTTAGGAAGAAAGAGCGTCTGGCTGACGTGAAGAAG ATGTGGGAGGAGCATCCAGACATGTACGGTGTCAGGAGGTCAAATCGCAGCAGACAGGAGCCTGCTCGCCTCAACATTGGAGCTGAG GGCAGCAGTGACTCTGAAAGCGAAAGCCCTAAAAGGAAATCATCACGGTCTAAGAAGAAGGA AAATATCTGGAAAGATGATGACTcaaatgatgatgaagaggaggaggatgtggAGGCTTCCGACAGTACAGACAGTgagcaggaagagaaaaaagttagaTCCAGACGACTTCCTGCTAGAAG ACCGCAGACCAAGTCCTCGTCTGCCAAAAAGCAGCAGTcgcaaaaaggaagaaaatccCGGAAGCAGGAGTCATCGGGTGATGAAGacgaggatgatgatgatgacgaagAGGAGGATGACGATGAAGAAGACACCCCAAAAAGACAAACGAGGAGAAGGGGAGCCACAAAAGTCAAAAG CTATAAAGAGGACCAGCACGACTTTGAGACCGACTCTGACGACCTGATTGAAATGACGGGGGAGGCCGGCGAGGAGCAGCAGGATGACGACAGCGAGACCATCGAGAAGATTATTGACACCAGAATCGGCAAGAAAGGAG TGGTGGGAGCTGCCACCACCGTGTATTCAGTGGAGGAGAATGGAGACCCGAGCGAAGGGTTCGACCCGGAAAAAGATGAAGGGGAGACGCAGTATCTGATCAAGTGGAAGGGCTGGTCCTACATCCACAACACCTGGGAGAGCATGGACTCCCTGACGCAGCAGAAGGTGAAGGGTCTGAAGAAGATGGACAACTTCAAGAAGAAAACCGAAGAGATGAATGCATG GTTGAGGAGGGCGTGCCCCGAGGACATAGAGTTTCATAACTGCCAGCAGGAGCTCACAGCTGACTTGAACAAGCAGTTTCAGATTGTGGAGCGAGTCATTG CAACGAAAACCGGGAAGACGGCAGGAACGTCCGACTTTCCCT CTCACAGTCATAAGACCTCATCCTCCAACGAACCCGAGTACTTGTGCAAATGGATGGGTTTGCCGTACTCGGAGTGCAGCTGGGAAGACGGCGCCCTGGTCATGAAGAAGTTCCAGCGCTGCATTGACAGCTTCACCAACCGCAACTCTAGCAAGACCGTCCCATCCAAAGACTGCAAG gtgttaaagcaAAGACCCAGGTTTGTTGCTCTGAAGAAACAGCCGTCGTACATCGGGGACGAGAATCTCGAGCTGAGAGATTACCAGCTGGACGGCTTGAACTGGCTGGCTCACTCCTGGTGCAG GTGCAACAGCGTCATCCTTGCTGATGAGATGGGGCTGGGAAAAACCATCCAGACCATCTCCTTCCTGTCCTACCTGTTCCACCAGCATCAGCTCTACGGGCCCTTTCTGCTGGTGGTCCCTCTGTCCACGCTCACCTCGTGGCAGAGGGAGTTTGACACCTGGGCTCCCGACATGAACGTGGTGGTTTACATCGGCGACGTCATGAGCAGGAAAACC atcCGTGACTACGAGTGGGTGAACCATCAAACCAAAAGAATCCGCTTCAATGCACTTTTAACCACCTATGAGATCTTACTCAAAGATAAG GGAGTCCTCGGGAACATCAACTGGGCGTTTCTGGGCGTGGATGAAGCTCACAGGCTGAAGAACGACGACTCCCTCCTCTACAAAACCTTAATGGAGTTCAGATCCAATCACAGACTCCTCATCACCGGCACTCCTCTGCAGAACTCCCTCAAGGAGCTCTGGTCTCTGTTGCACTTCCTCATGCCTGACAA gtttgattcctggGAAGACTTTGAGGATGAGCACGGAAAAGGGCGGGACAACGGCTACCAGAGCCTCCACAAAGTCCTGGAGCCGTTCCTGCTGCGGCGGGTCAAGAAAGACGTGGAGAAGTCTCTGCCCGCCAAAGTGGAGCAGATCCTCCGAGTCGACATGACAGCACAGCAGAAACAGTTTTACAA GTGGATTTTAACAAGAAACTATAAAGCACTTTCCAAAGGGACGCGTGGCAGCTCCTCCGGCTTCCTGAATATCGTCATGGAGCTTAAGAAGTGCTGCAATCACTGCTTCCTTATTAAACAGCCAGAAGACGGAGACGGTGAGGTGCAGCAGGACATTCTGCAG gggGTAGTGAGAGGCAGCGGGAAGCTGGTTCTGCTGGACAAGCTACTCACGAGGCTCCGAGAGAGAGGAAACCGAGTCCTGATCTTCTCCCAGATGGTCAGGATGCTGGACATTCTGGCCAAGTATCTCACCAAGAAGCGCTACCCGTTTCAG CGGCTGGACGGTTCCATAAAGGGGGAAATCCGAAAGCAGGCGCTGGACCACTTTAACGCAGAGGGCTCTGAG GACTTCTGCTTCCTGTTGTCCACCAGAGCGGGAGGTTTGGGCATCAACCTGGCCTCTGCAGACACTGTCGTCATCTTCGACTCTGACTGGAACCCTCAAAACGACCTTCAGGCTCAAGCAAGAGCCCACAGGATCGGCCAGAAGAAGCAG gtGAACATATACCGACTGGTCACTAAGGGAACGGTGGAGGAGGACATCATCGAGAGGGCCAAGAAGAAGATGGTTTTAGACCATCTGGTTATTCAAAGAATGGACACCACAGGGCGGACTGTTCTGGACAGCAACTCAGGAAACACAAA TTCAAACCCTTTCAATAAAGAAGAGCTGACGGCCATTCTGAAGTTTGGGGCGGAGGATCTGTTCAAAGAGGCAGAAGGAGAAGAGTCTGAACCTCAG GAGATGGACATCGATGAGATCCTGAGGCTGGCAGAGACCAGAGAAAGCGATCAAGGCTCCAGTGCCACTGATGAACTTTTATCGCAGTTTAAA gttgCAAACTTCTCCAGTATGGAAGAAACCAATCAAGAGTTTGAGGATAAACCCGCGCGGGAATGGGATGACATCATTCCAGAGGACCAGCGGCGCaaagtggaggaggaggagaagcagcgGGAGATGGAGGACATCTTCATGCTGCCCAGGAGCAGGAGCTCTAACAAACGG GCGCAGGCCAACGATAGCGACAGCGACGTGGGCTCCAAACTGAAGAACCGCTCCTCCGGCTCCGACAGCGAGACTGACGACAGCGACGACGACAAGAAGCCCAAGAAGAGAGGACGGCCGAGAGCTCGCAAGAACAACGTGGAGGGCTTCACAGACGCAGAGATCCGCAG GTTCATTAAAGCCTATAAGAAGTTCGGATCTCCTCTTGAACg GTTGGAGGCCATCGCCAGAGACTCGGAGCTGGTGGACAAATCCATTGCAGATCTGAAGAGACTCGGAGAGCTGATTCACTCCAGCTGTGTGTCTGCGGTGCAGGAGCACGAAGAACTCCTGAAAGAGAATCCAGTTGAAG CTAAAGGCCCCGGCAAACGACGGGGAATCAACATCAAGATTTCAGGAGTGCAGGTCAACGCCAAGTCCATCATCCAGCACGAGGAGGAGTTTGAGCCTCTGCACAAAGCAGTCCCCTCCAACCCAGACGACCGGGACAA GTTTAAGCTGACGTGCAGGGCCAAAGTAGCACACTTCGACGTGGACTGGGACCTGCAGGACGACACTCAGCTCTTACTGGGCATCTACGAGCACGGCTTTGGAAACTGGGATTTAATCAAAACAGATCCTGACCTGAAACTCacagaaaag attctcccagaTGACCCGAGCAAGAAGCCTCAGTCTAAGCAGCTGCAGGCCAGAGCCGAGTATCTCCTCAAGCTGCTGAAGAGAGAGCAGGACAGCACAGACGGGGTGAAAGGAGACGAG GTCAAAGTGAAGAAGAGGAGGCCTCGGGCGAAGAAGGACAAGGTTCTCAAAGACGAGCAGGGTAACGACATCTCCTCGCCCCGCCTCTCCGATAACCCGTCAGAGGAGGGCGAGCTGAAG GACGAGGTAACGGAAAAGTCCAACGTGAAGAAGAGGCAGAAGAAAAAGGACAACAAGGAGAACAAAGAGAAACAGGGAACGCCGAAAAAGGAGAAGAATGCGGACAAAGAGAAGAAGGTTTCAAAGCCCAGAAAAGAGAAG gcTAAAGGAGCCAAAGGGAAAAAGACTCAAGGTCCAGTTCACATCACAGCCGGGTCCGAGCCCGTCCCCATCGAAGGAAAGGAGGACGACGAGCTCGACCAGGAGACTTTCAGTATT TGTAAGGAGCGCATGAGGCCGGTGAAAAAGGCTCTGAAGCAGCTGGACAAACCGGATGAGGGTCTGTCGGATCAAGAGCAGCTCCAGCACACTCGCACGTGTCTGCTGAAGATCGGCGACCGCATCACAGAATGCCTTAAATCCTACAACGACCCGGAACATGTCAAGTTGTGGCGACG GAATCTCTGGATTTTTGTGTCCAAGTTCACAGAGTTTGGTGCGAGGAAGCTccacaaactttacaaaatggCCCAGAAGAAGCGATCCCACGAGGAAGAG AAGGAGCACAAAAAGAAGGAGGACCTCCCTGGACGGATGAAGTCCTTCAGACCTGAAGCCTCCGGCTCCAGCCGAGACTCCACGGGGACTCAGCCGTCCTCCAAGTCTGGCTCTCACCCGGGCCAGTCGGGACCGCACGGACACCACAGGGAGCCGTACAACTCCGCCAACAAGCGTCACTTTGGAGGTGATG ATCGGGGGGATTGGCAGAGAGACCGTAAATACGGCTACGCAGGAAACAGCAGCCAGCAGTGGCAGGGAGATCGACACCATCCCTACGACCCGCACAGGTACAAGGATCACTATGGCGACCGGCGTCCGCACGGAGACCCCTACCGCAGCTCAGGCAGCTTCCGCAACAACATCTCGCCTCGGAAGAGACCCTACGAGCAGTACGGCAACGACCGGGACCACAGGGGTCACCGACCGTACTACGACAG ACACTCAGACCCCAAACGAAGGCGTCCTGACGAATTCCGCTCCAACTACCACCAAGGATCTGAAGGCTCCCTCCAGGACTTCCGGCGCATGTCGGACCACAGGCCCACGGGTCCGTCAGGACCCGAACACTACAGCCGGCCCTTCCACCCCGACAAACCCCCTCCCCTTTTGGACCCTCGCTCCCCCCTCAACCAGAAGTCTCCCCAGGACTCCCGCTCGCCGCTGGAGCGGCCCGTCGAGCCCAACGCCACGACAGACCCGAACTGGATCAACCGGAAAACATAG